ttttattgatttgtattattagttcatgtattcttcttttaaaattagtaaaaattaaacaaattaacttactaaaatattatataaaattaaatatatgaagaactccaaaaatctggtgcgacaaaacaaaagcacataaCTAAGAATTTACATTAATTGTTTGTCAAACGGTTTTTAATGATCAAAAATGTTGGATATGTGTAGTTATTacctaattagaaaaatattaatgcatatTCAGTTGCAGTTCGTCATTCAGTACGGTTGGTTGTATGTTAAAGAGAAAGATATTTCAATGGCTCGAAATAAGTATTCTgttcattttagaaaaaaatttgttaaggatTTTAAGAAAAGAGAATCGGTTATGACTATagcaaaaaagttttgaataaatCATCCTAATGTTTCCCAAACATTTAGCTGATTTGGCAAATCAAGCTCTTTGGTTACAGCGCATAGAGGTAGACGGCCGTGGAGAGCAACCGAACGAGAGGATAAGGGAGTCATTggggcaataaaaaattaccctTTTATATCGGCAATATCTATTGTAAGACAATTACGGTTAAATATATTACAGAGATCCATACAACGTCGAGCTGTCGATGGGGAATTTTCATGCTACCTGTAGCAAGTTATTGCAAAAAAgccgtattatttatttaaagaacagACTGGCGTGATTGGAATTTGTGAGGATGCACATAAATTGAGCGATTACCAAATGGCAAACTGTACTTTTTTCTGGCGAATCGAAATTTAATATCAAAGATTGAGATGGGCTGAAGCTGGTAGGCAGACCGAAGGGACAACGCCTAAATCAACGTTATAAAATAAGCGCGGTGAAACATGGTGGAGATAATGTACTAGTATGGGGTTGTTTTCCAGGGAATACAATAGGATAAATTCATCATATAAACAGTATAATGGACAAatataagcataaaaatatttctcagaatATTAATGCTGCCACATGTTGCAGAAGAAATGGCTTTAAAATGGAGTTATCAACATGACAACGACCAGAAACACACTGCTATTTGTGCAAAACAGTGGTTTGTTGATAACAGGAATGAGGTTTTGAAGCGACTCGCACAATCACCTGATCTCAATCCCATAGAGTACCAATGGTAAATTGTAGATCGAAAAATCAGActtgagaattgtaaaaataaggCCGTTTTATACATTCAAGTGAAGGTAGCATGGAAAAGCATTTCCTGGGACacatcaaataaattaattgagtcCATGCCTAGCCGACGTGCaactgtattgaaaaataagggatacgcaaccaaatattgaaagacataaatttttcaatcataaaaccatttcgtgcttttgttttgtcgcaccaaatttttggagtttttcatatatggtattttatatatacagaaagaatacatgaactaataatacaaatcaataaaacatcacgtaatgcctaatttatgattttatccagttaaataccgacaaggtagattccgtgctttagttttgtcgcacactgtatatgtatgtatgtatataaggtggagaacatatgtatttgcatatttaaaatcttattcaacatatgtacatatgtgcaataaatacaacagtaagGAAGAGTTGAATTCGACAGCAGCCAAATGTTATATGCTCTCGAaatataagatatacatatttatattgtctATTTTCGACATCAAAGCAGATTTTGATAATTGTCACATTGTCATTGTGGTACTATTATgctaatatgtatttatgtaggtTTAGCTAAAGTGGTCGACGTATAGGAACATGTTAAGCTATCCTGCAACACTAAACTGAATATGAAtcgtaataaaattaaatgcctCAAGGCTAAATGTTTAACCGTAGCATTCTTGCATAGCGTTGTTCTCAATAATGATATAGACAAGATTAGATAATTTAATTGTCATGATCTACCGTATAATTCAGACATATCTTGATCATTACAAAGAAGTCGTCATTAGAGATTTCACAGTAAACAGGTACAAAACTACGATTAAACTTCCATAACTAGAGCTTTTTTAACTCGAAGTTCTTCATAAATCAAACTCTTGCATTGCCAATAGTGTTTAAATAGAACTTCCTTAATttgtggcctcaaccagaaactgCTCTGTGAGAGAACTGTTCTTCTAGCGTTGAACTTGTCTTCGACACAGTCAACCATACAACGCTGCTCAGAACATAGAACAAACCAAGCTTCCTCCAGGACttaagaggtggaccatgaagaGAACAATCAAAATTAAGGAGAATTAAACAGCGGGTTCCgaagggtggtgtcctctccgcTTTACTGTTTAGTCACTATATTTCGAAACTCCCTCAACCACTAGAAGAAGTCTGCATATGCAGATGATTACACGTTAATTACGTCGGGTAATGGAATTAATAGCATGTGTTCAAAAATTAACGCCTATCTCCCAAAACTTCACTGCTAGGGACCTAAAACTCTCCCTGCCAAAATACCGCACTCCGTACAATTACGGGATGTCTCCCATCGTGCCCGTATGCTACCTGTAAAGGGGCATAAATGGTTAGAAATGGATagaaatgaattagtgaagtgttagtggatataaaagttaaaaatataactataaaattcattataaatgggagaaacacgcattttaaatagttgaatttttgaactttaaatgcaaatacatacatatctcaaaaaccataaatcagcggcaactatttatgcacatacattatcttaatctggaggacctcctctatccataCATACCAATTTATATaccgaaatcgggggatgctattctaaaatttacccgaaaattttatttttaagaccAGTTGAGTCgtgtttactaaaaaaaaaataccacaaGTAGGtgtgtcataaaaaaaaacctttttttaaccaaattacTATCTCTCCATTCTCTAAAATAATGTAAACACATTTCatattcatgtacatatgtatgtatgcatacattttGCAACGTAAACAATAAGTATGAATATTCGCTACTAAACCTGTTCGAGacgaaatgaaaatttatgttttattggTTCTATCTCATCTATCAATACATAGATACTCGTGCAATcaatcttacatacatatgtatataaaggaaACAACTTTGTGAATAACCACacaagtataaaaaattacatgacTTACCTTTTTAACAGACTAGGCcgtaattataaaatattttaatattttcttttttctttccatTAGAACCAACTTTAATCCACAAAGATTTTCACAATAACCCACTTAACTAATTGCAATAGttttatatattgttttaaaGCATATTGTACAAATAACTATGAGTTAGtctaaattttgacattttaagCCAACCAACACTTGCGTATAAACAGGTTACACTTTTCTGCATTTGCTCTTACTCCACAGCTTTGAAATTAGCTGAGTGTATTACTTTCCAAGCcaataaccaaaaatataagttattttAGACTTATTACGCACAGTACCGCTTTATAGTTTACGAACACAAAAAATGtggtttataaattaaatatttttgtcatgtTAAAAGACGATATTCGAATAATTCAAACTACTTAATGGTTTAAGCGAGAAAGAAACAAATTTATCCGCCGCGAAAAATAACAACACTGCTGtagatgacattttacatttgcaattgcaaatgaATAAAATTCCATTTCCACTGGAACCATGGGTTCAGGGTTGAAACTTTTGTGTACACAgaagtgtattttttattacgCTAAGTGCATTGTCTAATTTCATGCACTCAATGTTCCCTTTGTTcctaatttgtttaaataaataaacaaacatactataataatatgtaataataacCGCATCCATTATAGTATTATTCCTCAACTTAGCTGTGTCTTTAAgagttaaatattaattttcatcgTCGAATTTCTCAACTAATATTATGTAAATGCACATGCTTAATGATTACATTAAATATCTCCTAATGAAAGGTTTTATTTGCTTACTacaattttcatacatatatatttatgttttagtgGAAAATGAAATAAACGTATCTGCCGTGTATGTATACACCTTTAGCTTTACGATTATATATATACCAATGAAACTCTGCTATGTcaattgtaattatattattaagaaCAACTGTCAAGAGTTTTCCAATTAGAAGTAATGGAAACGGAGTTGACAATTACAGATTCCAtagcaattaaaatattgcatggAGGAGCAATACTTTCAGGTATAAATAATATATCTCAcactattgtttttattaaattggtcAAATGTCTTATTTGCAGGTGTTGGCAATGAGTTACACCTGCATTTACTGAACACATCTAAATGCCTCGTGCTTGCGCAGAAATTGCGCGCTAAAGTGCATGGCATTGCTGATGTATTATTGAAAAACGCACCTTCTAATGAAGGAAGAATTATTGTACACGGCGAAAAAGAATGTATGTTAATGCAGTATGTCTACGACGAATATAAGgtgttatatttataaaatatgagcATGTTCTTTTGTGAAAGTAGCTTCTTATTTATAGTACACCTTTACGCAACTTTCTCACTTTCGTCTTTCTGACTGGATCAGTTATGCACACTTTCTTCAAAATCCAAATGAATTTGTCCTTCTTACTGCTCACAGTGTGGTTCTCCGATTCCTTTACGAAGAAACCGCTCAACAAAAGAATTCTTGTAAAGTTACAGCGAAGTCATCCTCCAATGAGAAATCCACACTTTATTGCTCCCATATTCGAGGCAGAACAAATGAGgatttgataatttttggaGGTAGGTGTGCATTGCAAtggtaaatgaaaattattgatTGGAAATTAATTAGGGAATGCTTTTGGAGAACTACTCATTTGGAAGCCATTTATTGCTGAGACGATTTCTAGAAAGATTGATTGCATTGAAATAGAAGTGGAACTAAAGCATAGACAACCAGCTCATAATGGAGTAATTTTTTCTATTGACTTTGATGATGAATCTAATTTGCTGACCACTACGTCAGATGATCGGTCAATACGCTTCTGGAAACTTGAAAGAACGTCAAATGATTATTGGgatgaattaaaaattactgCAATAGCTAGTGGATATGGTCATGCTGCACGAGTGTTTCaaggaaaaattatacatttcggTGAATTATTGTATTtcatgttttctatattttcaatttaatgtatatgtgtacTTTTCACAGATCGGAAACCAATGGCTGTGACAGTCGGAGAAGATTCTCATTTTTGTATTTGGAACCGTAAGGctgaattatttttcaaacaacgTATTCAATTTGGTGCAGTGATATGGAATTTCGAATAcgacaaatatacacacacattgtATACAGTCGGATCAACGGGAAACTTGCTGGCATACAATGTTGAAGATGTACTTAGAAAGAAATCGGAGATTTTTTCAACAACTATGATTGTCCCAGATTTAGAACCAAAAGAATATGTGGCGAAAGCAAAGTTTCTCAAATCTAATATGTTAGTTGGTATAACAAATAGAAATCGTCTTATGTACGCCCTCTTTCAATATAATGAGGAAAATTATAAACATGATTGTGGCCCATGGCACATCATTgatatgcataaaaaatataaatgcacTGTATTTGAAGTACAAGACAACTACATTGCAATATGTGGCTACAAACGATTAACTCTTATTAAGTATTGCCACGAAAACGAGTTCAACATATTATTTGATGCCGATATACTTGACGGAGTAATACGTTcattccattttttaaataataattcctTTTTGATTTCTGATGAATCTGGAAAGTGTTTGCTCCTTGAAGGTGAAAACATAGTGATTCAAATCGCTGTTCCCCTACCACACTGCAAGGAACCATGGACAACAACAGCCCTACGtataaaagtaaaacaattaaaagatTATCTGTTAGTTAGTAATCGTATGGGAAACACAATACTGTTTAGAATTGAATATGGGTCTGCTGAAGGCACATGTGTGGACACTATTCGGCATCTGCACGGATCATTAGGTGCAACAATGTTTTACCTCAAAGAAGTTCAAAaagattatatatttattcaaagCGCCGGTCATGATGGATCATTGCGGATGCTTTCCATACGAATTGAGTCCGACACGATTGTATCACATCAACGCACATTTGTACCAGTAGCTTGGGTGGAGAAATTAGctgtaattgaaaataatgaatttcttTTGGGTTTTAACGATAACCATTTCGTGATTTGGTCTCACGACTATGACATATCCGTACAAATACCTTGTGGTGGTGGACATCGCAGTTGGCATTACGATATCACTTCTGAAGACAGGAGAAAGTTTGTGCAActactatttataaaaaataaagtgctAAGACTTCATAAGCATAAAATGTGCAATATCCTTTCTAAGAGTATAAAGATGTTACGAAATCAGTGGCACACTCGTTCATGTAACGTTTTGAATATAATTGAACCACGACACATTGAAGTACCTTTTAGTATAGTTGTAAGTGCCGGAGACGATAACATggtaaaaatatctaaattaatGTCCGGTGGTCGATTAGAGCAATGTGCGGAATTGCATTCACATATATCCAACGTGAgagcattaaaaattttacaaatgcaacaagatgctgttttaatttttacaggCGGCGGCCGAGCGCAACTATgcatagcgttattggacctGAAAGATTTTCGTGTCCATGAACTTACGAGTTATACTTTAAATAAGAATGAACAAAGTGAAGACGAAAAGACGCAAACTTACCGACCCGACCCGGAAACTCGAATAATGTCATGCGATGTGGTTAAAGTGAACACTAATAATTCAGGCAATAAAgtggaatattttgttttcctaTGTTGTTCAGACGGTTATTTGCGCAAGTTACATGTTAGTGAATCTTTTAAAGTTATTTCCGAGGTAGCTTTCTATTGCGGCTGTTGTTTGCTGCAGGTACGGACGTTCACGAACTCTTACATTCTAGTAGCAGGTACAAATGGAAAGATACGCATGTTTAACTTGAGTTTGGTAGAATTACCAATTAAACTGCCACATCACGCAAGCGGAGTAAATGCTTTGGACATATATTATGAGCCTAACACCTATATGCTTCATATTCTTACTGGTGGTGATGACCAGTCAGTTTCCTATACTTCTTTAGAAATACAAAACGAAAATACATTtgagattaaaaataaattttgtattgaaaatgcACACTCGGCACAGGTAACTGCGGTACAGTTAACTTTCGATAACGAGGATCTTTGCGCATATACTTCAGGCCTAGACCAGGTTGTAAACAAGATCCATTTGCGAATTCCTGCAACAGAACTGGTTTGTTATACACCCATATCAGACATCAAAGGTTTGCAAATTGACAATTTCAAACGATGTTTCATTTATGGTTGCGGcattcaaatattcaaattgaaacaataaaaatttgttagaaaTACTTTCGGTTTTTCAATTTCAcacataattttgttaattaatgcTTAGTCGaattctgaaaaatatatatacatatacatatgtatgttatagcAGACTGTTCAATATTAATgcgaaataatttatatatcaCATTTGTCTTCGGTTACAGTGGGTATCGCCGGGTTTGTGGTCGAATACGAAGTTGTGATGAGGATATTTGAGTCTAGATGCTCCATTTGACCTTCTTTTGCACTGCGGTAGTCTAGCATAAGTTCTTTAAAAGTCTCAAAGCTATTGAATGAGTGTAAAAGTTCAATAATTTCGCCGCTACTTAACACATCATCGAACGCCTCATTTTTCctatatgaaaaacaaataaattaattgcttttctAATATTCCATATGAATTACTCTAGTTCGTCCGCAAATTGGCTCATATTGAAATCAGGCATACGAGCACAAAGTTCTTTAATTAGGAAGGTCTCAAAAGTATTGGTATACTCTTgaaatatatccatatatactAGTTTGTTTTCCTCAGTATTTTCAATGCAATGCCAATATTTCTCCAGAAAATCATTATGTAGTGcctaataaaatgaaataatttgacTTATTTACCATGTATGAAAATCGTCATGAAAATATAGATTTGAAATATGAAGCTAGTAGTtccattttataatttttatttaatatatttataacctGGAAATCTTCTCCAAGCACAATGTCTTCTATGTGACCAATAACATCGTCAAAAAATTGACTAGCCTTCGATTTACCGATAATATTCAAGGATTCATCCGATAAAGTTGTTTCCATTACAATAAaagatatatattattttaacaaaatatattttcgtgtttttatgtattatttttcacaaaagatgtattttttatgttattttcgGTTTGTTGACATTAAATGCcctatttgttgttttatttgtcgTTGCTATAGAGCTTGAGGTTACTATTGAATAGAAGTAGGCATTTCACACCCTCTTTTTAAATATCATGTACATAAAATCACACCGAATTGTTTTTATCAATATCTACCGCTCTTAGAATCTTAGTCCTGCATTAATGAaacaagtaaaataattaaaaagtactTTTCacagtaaaaaaataacttagTACATGGATGAatacatttctttaaaataagaaaaagtagTAAAATGTTCATTCCGCACCATCCTTTACTGTTTTAATCGTCAAAACAGGACTGAGAAATTTGAATTGCAAATCGGTAATCATTTGTCACTTaaagtatttgaatttttggtgAATATCACTTTGGAATCCCTCATTCGTTGCCCTTGGTCTTTTGCTTTTCTTCAATCCCTTCTAGTTTCGCAGCAGCTCTATCggctttatttttttcatacatcTGCAATAATTCTCGTTTACTGGGAATTGGTTTAATATGTCCGGCTTGAACAAGATATTTTATGGACACGGTTGTACCACCtgcaattataaaatttacCTCAATTACACTGAATTTATTATATGGGATGCAACTGAACATATCAAACGAAAACCTcaaggaaaaaattattaactttaatacacATATACCGATATAGTTTACAAGTGTTTTACCATGGTTTGCATTCTAAACTTGGGTGTTAATGAAGGtctaaattttgttattttacgcACCTAAGGTAACCGCATAACGTAGGGGAGTCGCCACTTTGTAGCAAAGATAGGCTATCGCATAGTGACCCATACTAGAGTTTTGGAAGCGTTCCACTATACTTTCACTAAGGTGCATATGTTGTAGAAGCAATGGAATATCTACACCactaaaatagtaaaaattaatgaataaaattaTGTTGCTATGTATAAGcatgcatatgcacattaaTGTCCAATCTCACCTTTTTGACAAATAATAGAAACCTCCAAACCAACCAATCGAAGTAACAACATGAACAGGTAAAAGCACATAccaatattttttgtacatcAATTTGAATTTCGCAAATAGTCCCAGTTTAGATGCCTCACCAAAAATATCCTCATCGGCTAAAACCGGAGATGATTTGGTGTCGGTTTTACCAGCTAAGTCCGCAGTTTTCTTTGTGCTAAATGAATGGCGACTACTTACGAAGGGTGCAAGTGATATACATTGTGTTGTGCTGTGAGAGTTTAGTAGGTACCATGATCTGTACTTCATGTTACCCAAAACTGTCAGTTGCATTCCTTGCCGCTGTTGCCAAACAGTTTGCCCAATACGCGTCATCAACCTCAATGTGGTCATTTTGTcaattatttcttcttttaagGTGGAAAAGTCGTTTTACATTTACTTAAAGgacattatatattttaaattctcttacattttccaaaaatattatattaactcTCAGACCGGTGATTGTCGTgcaatcagctgtttatttGAATTAACAATGTTGAAGTCTTTCACATTTTACCCTGTAGTTAACAAAGCTTTAtgctagtttaaaaaatttaataaattcaatgTATATTAATACATGATTTTAAGGCAACTATGTCCAACAGAAATTTTAGGACATTTAACTTCGTATCTTTAGTTTTAAATACCTAACTTGATTTCTAATGTTATATCACGACCAAACATTCTAAGCTgatcgaaaaatatttcaacatgcCACACTGTTTCCCAATTAGCACGTTGTTagctatatacatacgtatgtatatgaaagattttgtaatttcaattgtttattccAATAGTGaaacttaattttacatttaaaaaaataaatattctaaaatatggCTGATGATAAGAAACCCATATTCAGAAATATTGACGGGGATGATCCAGATCTAGAAGCCACGGATATTGAATCCGCATGTATGAATTGCTTTCGCTCAGGCAGAACCCGTCTCCTGCTTACCAAAATACCTTTCTTTAAGGAGATTGTGCTCATGTCTTTTAAATGTGAACATTGCGGTTATGAAAACAGTGAAATTCAGTCAGCATCAGAAATACAGAAAAAAGGTGTGCGCATTGAACTTAATGTTAAAAGTGCTGAAGACTTAAACCGACGAGTAGTACGCTCGGATTACACATCCGTAAGCATTCCTGAAGTAGAACTGGAAATACCTTCTCAAAGTCAAAAGGGCGATATAACTACCGTTGAGGGCATACTTGACAGAACGATAAGAGGTCTGACTCAAGATcaagaaaacagaaaacaaaaacatccTGAAGCTGCAGCTGAAATTGATGCGTATGTCAAAAAGTTAACCTCTATAAAAGAGAAACAAATTAACTTTACACTTGTCTTGGAAGACATAAGTGGAAATAGTTTTATTGAGAATCCTTTTGCACCATCATCGGATCCGGGTTGTAAGATTTTTCACTTCGAAAGACAAAGGGAGCAAGATCAAATTCTTGGTAAGTGTcgtttcatatatacatacatacatatatagacattaTAATTTTAAGATACTTTAATTAAAGTATAATTTAGTTAGCTCAGATGAAATAGTACATTTTTAACACAACCATATTCATATTCTCAGTGAAAAAAAGTCCTATTTTTAAGTTTATGAGCATTTCTAGGTATTTACTGTCCAACAGATGTGTCAAGTGCAGAGGAAACTAATGATAGTGCGGAAAATTCGAAAACTCAAAAGAAACATCTACTGAAACCCATTGCGGAAGACGCTTGGGGCATTGATGATCTACATGGCGAAGTTTTGCAGTTTCAAACATTATGTTCACAGTGTGGTTCGCCTTGCGAGACGAATATGAAACTAACAAATATTCCACATTTTAAAGAAGTTGTTATAATGGCGACAGTATGCGAAGTTTGTGGGTGTAAAACAAATGAGGTAAAATCTGGAGGTGGGATTGAGGAAACAGGTATTCGCTTTGAAGTCAAAGTTGAAAACAAGGAAGATCTTACTCGAGATGTGCTAAAATCTGAAACATGTAGCCTTCGAATTCCGGAATTAGATTGTGAAGTTGGTCCATCTGCTCTTGGTGGTCGTTTCACCACTATAGAAGGTATTATAGTAGCTATGAGAGACCAACTTCAAGATGAAAGTTTCTTTTTTCGTGATTCTGCTGACGAAGAGAGTAAGAAACGTATGGAAGCCGTTGTAAAtaagttcgaaaaaattttggCTTTGGAATTGAAAGCAACTTTGGTTTTGGATGATCCCGCTGGAAATAGTTATGTACAATCTATGGCAGAAGATGATGAGCTAGACGAAAAATTAGTCATTGTAAAATACGAACGCTCATTCGATCAAAATGAAGAACTTGGTCTTAACGATATCAAAACCGAAAACTATCAGGAATAACACGAAACGAAACTATTTACttctattttttaacaataaagtACTATAtgtggaaaatataaaatattgatatatggaaaaatttgtattaattatttttctatgcTTTGGATCTGTTTAACAAATGtaattatatttcatatttactcAAAGTCATTGTCCAAACCTACTATATTCtgcacaaataaaaacaattaccTAATTATACTATTTGCTATTTTCTATTATCAAATTACAACATCCAAGGATTAAGCAGTTAGTAAACAATAACTTGCAAGTTTTTCGTGTGTTCAacgtaatatttttattcattgaatAGTAAACTTGAACACACCTTCACTTTTGTAatagtttaattatttatatacatattattaagaTATAGTACCGaagtttaatttttggttttcctgTTTTCACGTAAATacgttaataataattttcgctATTTTTATTACCGAATTGGCAACCATATATTTTTCCACTGGCAGCTGTTCAGTGACAGTTCTATCATTTGTGTTGTGTAACGTTGGTGATTCTTATCAATATTGTgggttttatatattttatattttaatattaattcaaTAATATTGTCTTCTACAGTTTTGAAATGTCTGCTTCAGCTGCGCGTAATTCTCATGGCCTCCTGAAGCGTGCTTGGAACGAGATTCCAGACATTGTTGGCGGGTCAGTCTTAGCACTGATAGGATTGGGAATGGCAGCGGTTGGCGTTGCTGGATATTATGCCAGAGACGGTGATAACCGACGATATAAGATGGGATATGTTGTAATGCGTCCCGATGATCCACGTGCAGAAAAAGTTCGAAAAGATTAAGTATTTAGGTGTCTTACTTCGTAATGAACTCTTAAGTTAATACAATTTTGAAGCCAGATTTGTAAGCGATCAACAATAAATGCATATTCTCCGTGTACTACCATGTAATTCAAGTCGGCATACACTGTTTGTGATTACTTTATTTACTGATGCCAATATTGAGTTTTGT
The DNA window shown above is from Bactrocera tryoni isolate S06 chromosome 4, CSIRO_BtryS06_freeze2, whole genome shotgun sequence and carries:
- the LOC120773734 gene encoding WD repeat-containing protein 6, with product METELTITDSIAIKILHGGAILSGVGNELHLHLLNTSKCLVLAQKLRAKVHGIADVLLKNAPSNEGRIIVHGEKECMLMQYVYDEYKYTFTQLSHFRLSDWISYAHFLQNPNEFVLLTAHSVVLRFLYEETAQQKNSCKVTAKSSSNEKSTLYCSHIRGRTNEDLIIFGGNAFGELLIWKPFIAETISRKIDCIEIEVELKHRQPAHNGVIFSIDFDDESNLLTTTSDDRSIRFWKLERTSNDYWDELKITAIASGYGHAARVFQGKIIHFDRKPMAVTVGEDSHFCIWNRKAELFFKQRIQFGAVIWNFEYDKYTHTLYTVGSTGNLLAYNVEDVLRKKSEIFSTTMIVPDLEPKEYVAKAKFLKSNMLVGITNRNRLMYALFQYNEENYKHDCGPWHIIDMHKKYKCTVFEVQDNYIAICGYKRLTLIKYCHENEFNILFDADILDGVIRSFHFLNNNSFLISDESGKCLLLEGENIVIQIAVPLPHCKEPWTTTALRIKVKQLKDYLLVSNRMGNTILFRIEYGSAEGTCVDTIRHLHGSLGATMFYLKEVQKDYIFIQSAGHDGSLRMLSIRIESDTIVSHQRTFVPVAWVEKLAVIENNEFLLGFNDNHFVIWSHDYDISVQIPCGGGHRSWHYDITSEDRRKFVQLLFIKNKVLRLHKHKMCNILSKSIKMLRNQWHTRSCNVLNIIEPRHIEVPFSIVVSAGDDNMVKISKLMSGGRLEQCAELHSHISNVRALKILQMQQDAVLIFTGGGRAQLCIALLDLKDFRVHELTSYTLNKNEQSEDEKTQTYRPDPETRIMSCDVVKVNTNNSGNKVEYFVFLCCSDGYLRKLHVSESFKVISEVAFYCGCCLLQVRTFTNSYILVAGTNGKIRMFNLSLVELPIKLPHHASGVNALDIYYEPNTYMLHILTGGDDQSVSYTSLEIQNENTFEIKNKFCIENAHSAQVTAVQLTFDNEDLCAYTSGLDQVVNKIHLRIPATELVCYTPISDIKGLQIDNFKRCFIYGCGIQIFKLKQ
- the LOC120773737 gene encoding ADP-ribosylation factor-like protein 2-binding protein, which codes for METTLSDESLNIIGKSKASQFFDDVIGHIEDIVLGEDFQALHNDFLEKYWHCIENTEENKLVYMDIFQEYTNTFETFLIKELCARMPDFNMSQFADELEKNEAFDDVLSSGEIIELLHSFNSFETFKELMLDYRSAKEGQMEHLDSNILITTSYSTTNPAIPTVTEDKCDI
- the LOC120773736 gene encoding protein FAM210A, which translates into the protein MTTLRLMTRIGQTVWQQRQGMQLTVLGNMKYRSWYLLNSHSTTQCISLAPFVSSRHSFSTKKTADLAGKTDTKSSPVLADEDIFGEASKLGLFAKFKLMYKKYWYVLLPVHVVTSIGWFGGFYYLSKSGVDIPLLLQHMHLSESIVERFQNSSMGHYAIAYLCYKVATPLRYAVTLGGTTVSIKYLVQAGHIKPIPSKRELLQMYEKNKADRAAAKLEGIEEKQKTKGNE
- the LOC120773735 gene encoding zinc finger protein ZPR1 — protein: MADDKKPIFRNIDGDDPDLEATDIESACMNCFRSGRTRLLLTKIPFFKEIVLMSFKCEHCGYENSEIQSASEIQKKGVRIELNVKSAEDLNRRVVRSDYTSVSIPEVELEIPSQSQKGDITTVEGILDRTIRGLTQDQENRKQKHPEAAAEIDAYVKKLTSIKEKQINFTLVLEDISGNSFIENPFAPSSDPGCKIFHFERQREQDQILGIYCPTDVSSAEETNDSAENSKTQKKHLLKPIAEDAWGIDDLHGEVLQFQTLCSQCGSPCETNMKLTNIPHFKEVVIMATVCEVCGCKTNEVKSGGGIEETGIRFEVKVENKEDLTRDVLKSETCSLRIPELDCEVGPSALGGRFTTIEGIIVAMRDQLQDESFFFRDSADEESKKRMEAVVNKFEKILALELKATLVLDDPAGNSYVQSMAEDDELDEKLVIVKYERSFDQNEELGLNDIKTENYQE
- the LOC120775887 gene encoding uncharacterized protein LOC120775887, giving the protein MSASAARNSHGLLKRAWNEIPDIVGGSVLALIGLGMAAVGVAGYYARDGDNRRYKMGYVVMRPDDPRAEKVRKD